One Clostridiisalibacter paucivorans DSM 22131 genomic region harbors:
- the ortA gene encoding 2-amino-4-oxopentanoate thiolase subunit OrtA, which produces MNKAKRGDWVEIEQILLEANKRADNLPEETKKVPLIQWFKGYLLNDRAELNDEVEIETLIGRKVKGKLSEINPKHVHNFGESIKELMDVGIELRKEIEELN; this is translated from the coding sequence ATGAACAAAGCTAAAAGAGGAGATTGGGTTGAGATAGAGCAGATTTTATTAGAGGCAAATAAAAGAGCAGATAATTTGCCTGAAGAGACGAAAAAGGTCCCATTGATTCAATGGTTTAAAGGGTATCTATTAAATGATAGAGCTGAATTAAACGATGAAGTTGAAATAGAGACGCTTATAGGTAGGAAAGTAAAAGGAAAATTGTCAGAGATCAATCCTAAGCATGTTCATAATTTTGGTGAATCTATTAAAGAACTTATGGATGTGGGAATAGAATTGAGAAAAGAAATTGAAGAACTAAATTAA